A stretch of Lathyrus oleraceus cultivar Zhongwan6 chromosome 6, CAAS_Psat_ZW6_1.0, whole genome shotgun sequence DNA encodes these proteins:
- the LOC127093528 gene encoding protein MAINTENANCE OF MERISTEMS: MIVAAYYKLEWLYDLFVHHRVASSWAYATRAYLLMLVGSTIFADKTFTLVEARYLLLFTDFDGCSGYSWGAAALVTLYRYLGDASMYSCKQLGGYPTILQCWIHEYFPTVGKRGENWKPADNCGLPRAMRWSYRQGVLKVDDLRPILDELTPADVIWRPFEDHRAWCVFDEICLYRGCLKWGETVVPYLPDRCLRQFGYRQYVPSPPLDCMMATDIDVDWISYHQSVIAVIGSSTVATTPSDAVDGYLIYLKLCIFLVHIDFMY, encoded by the exons ATGATCGTAGCTGCGTATTacaagttggagtggttatacgatttattcgtacatcatagagttgcttccagctgggcatatgcgactagagcatatctattgatgttggtgggttccaccatatttgctgataagacctttacacttgtagagGCACGATACCTCCTCCTGTTTACGGACTTTGATGGATGTTcaggatatagttggggagcagctgcactagttaccctctacagatatcttggagatgcgtccatgtacagttgcaaacagctcggtggatatcctactATCCTACAA tgttggattcacgagtactttccaactgttggaaaaagaggggagaattggaaACCTGCTGATAACTGTGGTCTTCcccgagcgatgagatggtcgtataggcagggagtcctgaaggtcgatgatttacgacctattttggacgagctgacacctgccgacgtcatatggcgaccatttgaggatcatagagcatggtgtgtatttgatgagatatgtctttataggggctgtttgaagtggggtgaaacagttgtcccatacttgcctgatagatgtttacgtcagttcgggtataggcagtatgttccatccccacctctggattgtatgatggcgacggatattgatgttgattggatcaGTTACCATCAGAGTGTTATCGCTGTGATCGGTTCATCTACCgtggccaccactccatctgatgCAGTAGACGGTTAtctgatttatttgaagctttgcatatttctcgttcacattgattttatgtattaa